The Halogranum gelatinilyticum genome includes a window with the following:
- a CDS encoding pyridoxamine 5'-phosphate oxidase family protein, with amino-acid sequence MTVDPEVERLLTSEPVMAHLATCSDGRPHVAPVWYDYADGVVEILTTGRKLANIRENPLVALSVQKDEGGQAEWMVSLLGTAEVVEDEEATRAAESRINPKYGAPPDAWTGNTLVRVEVGSASSRTY; translated from the coding sequence ATGACGGTGGACCCCGAGGTCGAGCGACTCCTGACGAGCGAGCCGGTCATGGCACATCTGGCGACGTGTTCCGACGGCCGCCCCCACGTCGCGCCGGTCTGGTACGACTACGCCGACGGCGTGGTCGAGATACTGACGACGGGCCGGAAACTCGCCAACATCCGCGAGAACCCGCTAGTCGCGCTGTCGGTGCAGAAAGACGAGGGGGGACAGGCGGAGTGGATGGTGTCGCTACTCGGGACGGCGGAAGTCGTCGAGGACGAGGAAGCGACGCGGGCGGCGGAGAGCCGTATCAACCCGAAGTACGGCGCGCCCCCCGACGCGTGGACCGGCAACACGTTGGTCCGCGTCGAGGTCGGGTCGGCGTCGTCGCGGACGTACTGA